One segment of Ricinus communis isolate WT05 ecotype wild-type chromosome 8, ASM1957865v1, whole genome shotgun sequence DNA contains the following:
- the LOC8268663 gene encoding probable pre-mRNA-splicing factor ATP-dependent RNA helicase DEAH5: MATDLNKLEYLSLVSKICSDLETHLGFADKELAEFVIHLGRNSDTFHQFDSKLKRNGAQWPDYLVRTFITAIHSILPPPKSEGGRIGSAVYRGRVSRVMAKGCFVQLDGDDDFGGKEGLLHQSDFLVGKEVRRGDEVYVKVVSDSPGQKGLRLSMKDVVDRNTIGEERNTIGEDLGLCKMERGLSKTGVSGIHIEEAYYDAKTRMVKMERMNSPDRYDVNQLIASGVLGLSEYPISQEDDDDPNVEQGIEIELNDDEPAFLHGKTSHSSGIDMSPVKIMKNPDGSLCRSAALQSALMKERREIIEEKMRRMVDCIPKDLNRSWEDPIPEIGDRCLAQEIRGVDLSAFNMPKWKKDAFQKSFTFGLRPKLSFQEQRHSLPIYKLKKELIQAVLDNQVLVVIGETGSGKTTQITQYLAEAGYTAGGKIACTQPRRVAAISVAKRVAEEVGCRLGEEVGYAIRFEDCTGPDTVIKYMTEGLLLREILTDKNLSQYSVIMLDEAHERTTYTDVLFGLLKQLLKRRCDLRLIVTSATLDAEKFSGYFFDCNIFTIPGRSFPVEILYTKQPENDYLGAALITVLQIHLTEPEGDILLFLTGQEEIDCACESLDMKMKELGKDVPELIILPVYSALPGEMQSMIFEPAPQGKRKVVVATNIAETSLTIDGIFYVVDPGFMKQNLYNPKIGVDSLLVTPISQASAKQRAGRAGRTGPGKCYRLYTESAFRNEMSPATTPEIQRIDLAYPTLTLMAMGIRDLFSFDFMDPPSSQALISAMQQLYGLGALDYEGLLTKTGRLMAEFPLEPPLSKMLLASIDLGCSDEILTIIAMIQTGNIFYRPKKKQAQADQRRANFLHSEGDHLTLLAVYADWKEKGFSAPWCSENFLQYRSLKRAQDVRKQLLTIMDKYKLDVVSAGKDSTKIRKAIAAGFFFHAARRDPQGGYRTLVSDQTVYIHPSSALFQIQPVWVIYHEVVMTRKEYMHEITAIQPTWLVELAPRLFKASDLMKMSKHKRQERIEPLYDRYHEPNSWRLSKRRA, from the coding sequence ATGGCTACGGATTTGAATAAATTAGAATACCTTTCACTAGTATCTAAGATTTGTTCTGATCTTGAAACTCACCTTGGGTTTGCTGACAAAGAATTGGCCGAATTTGTTATTCATTTGGGTCGTAATTCTGATACTTTCCATCAAtttgattctaaattgaaGCGAAATGGTGCTCAATGGCCTGACTATTTGGTCAGAACTTTCATCACTGCCATTCATTCCATTCTTCCTCCGCCCAAATCAGAGGGTGGTAGAATTGGGAGTGCTGTCTACAGGGGTAGGGTTTCAAGAGTCATGGCTAAAGGATGCTTTGTTCAATTGGATGGTGATGATGACTTTGGAGGGAAAGAGGGTTTGCTTCATCAATCTGATTTTTTGGTTGGGAAAGAGGTTAGGAGAGGGGATGAGGTTTATGTGAAAGTTGTTTCTGATTCTCCTGGTCAAAAAGGATTGAGGCTTTCTATGAAGGATGTTGTCGATCGGAATACTATTGGTGAGGAGCGGAATACAATTGGTGAGGATTTGGGATTGTGCAAGATGGAAAGAGGCTTGAGTAAGACTGGTGTTAGCGGAATTCATATAGAGGAGGCCTATTATGATGCTAAAACAAGGATGGTAAAGATGGAGAGAATGAATTCTCCAGATAGGTATGATGTGAATCAGCTGATTGCTTCAGGTGTTTTGGGTTTGAGTGAGTATCCAATTAGTCaagaggatgatgatgatcCTAACGTTGAGCAAGGGATTGAGATAGAGTTGAATGATGATGAGCCAGCATTTTTGCATGGGAAGACGAGTCATAGTAGTGGTATTGATATGTCGCCTGTGAAGATTATGAAGAATCCAGATGGGTCATTGTGTCGTTCAGCCGCACTTCAGTCTGCCCTCATGAAGGAACGAAGAGAGATAATAGAAGAGAAGATGAGGAGGATGGTTGATTGCATACCCAAGGATCTTAATCGTTCTTGGGAAGACCCAATTCCAGAGATTGGAGACAGGTGTTTGGCACAGGAGATCAGAGGTGTTGATTTATCTGCATTTAACATGCCAAAGTGGAAGAAGGATGCATTTCAGAAGTCATTTACTTTTGGGCTGAGGCCGAAGTTATCTTTTCAGGAACAGAGGCATAGCTTGCCAATTTACAAGTTGAAGAAGGAATTAATTCAAGCTGTGCTTGATAATCAGGTGCTTGTGGTGATTGGTGAGACTGGTTCAGGGAAGACTACTCAGATAACCCAGTATCTTGCGGAGGCTGGATACACAGCTGGAGGGAAGATTGCGTGTACACAGCCTCGGAGGGTAGCTGCAATTTCTGTAGCGAAGAGGGTAGCTGAAGAGGTTGGATGCCGTTTAGGAGAGGAAGTTGGTTATGCTATTCGCTTTGAGGATTGCACTGGACCTGATACTGTGATCAAATATATGACAGAGGGTTTACTTCTCAGGGAAATTTTGACAGACAAGAATCTGTCTCAGTACTCTGTCATAATGCTTGATGAGGCTCATGAGAGGACAACTTACACTGATGTTCTTTTCGGCCTGCTGAAGCAGCTTTTGAAAAGGAGATGTGATCTTCGTCTGATTGTCACATCTGCGACACTTGATGCAGAAAAATTTTCTGGTTATTTCTTTGACTGCAACATTTTCACTATCCCTGGAAGATCTTTTCCTGTGGAGATATTATATACCAAACAGCCAGAAAATGATTACCTCGGTGCAGCTCTTATAACAGTCCTGCAAATCCACTTGACAGAACCTGAAGGAGACATTCTCCTCTTTTTGACAGGCCAAGAAGAAATAGATTGCGCTTGTGAGTCACTCGATATGAAGATGAAAGAACTAGGTAAAGATGTTCCAGAGTTGATTATCTTGCCGGTTTATAGTGCACTTCCAGGTGAAATGCAATCAATGATATTTGAACCAGCTCCACAAGGGAAGCGGAAAGTGGTTGTGGCAACCAATATTGCTGAGACATCTTTGACAATTGATGGAATTTTTTATGTTGTTGATCCTGGATTTATGAAACAAAATCTATATAATCCAAAGATAGGGGTTGATTCTCTGCTTGTAACCCCTATTTCACAAGCATCAGCCAAACAACGTGCTGGACGTGCTGGGCGTACTGGCCCTGGAAAGTGTTACCGTCTATACACTGAGAGTGCATTTCGCAATGAGATGTCCCCTGCCACAACTCCAGAAATTCAAAGGATTGACCTTGCGTATCCTACACTCACCTTGATGGCCATGGGAATTAGAGACCTCTTCtcttttgattttatggaTCCACCTTCATCCCAAGCCCTCATTTCTGCTATGCAACAACTCTATGGTCTAGGGGCTCTTGATTATGAGGGACTTCTAACAAAAACAGGGAGGCTAATGGCTGAGTTTCCTCTTGAACCACCATTATCTAAAATGTTGTTGGCTAGTATAGACCTTGGGTGCAGTGATGAGATTTTGACTATTATTGCCATGATACAGACTGGTAACATTTTCTACCGGCCTAAGAAGAAACAAGCTCAAGCAGATCAAAGGAGGGCTAACTTTCTCCATTCAGAAGGAGATCATCTGACTTTACTTGCTGTGTATGCGGACTGGAAAGAAAAGGGTTTCTCGGCACCTTGGTGTTCTGAGAATTTTCTTCAATATCGATCTTTGAAGAGGGCACAGGATGTCAGGAAACAGCTTTTGACCATCATGGATAAATATAAGTTGGATGTTGTCAGTGCTGGAAAGGATTCTACTAAGATAAGAAAAGCTATTGCAGCAGGATTCTTTTTCCACGCAGCTAGAAGGGATCCACAGGGGGGTTATCGGACCCTAGTTAGCGACCAGACTGTTTATATCCACCCTAGCAGTGCACTTTTCCAGATACAACCAGTTTGGGTTATCTATCATGAGGTGGTAATGACAAGGAAGGAGTACATGCATGAGATTACTGCCATACAGCCTACATGGCTTGTAGAGCTGGCACCGAGATTATTTAAAGCCTCAGATCTAATGAAGATGAGCAAGCACAAACGCCAAGAACGAATTGAACCACTTTATGATAGATATCATGAACCTAATTCATGGCGCCTCAGTAAAAGGCGAGCTTAA